The window gttggacaagtggccgtggacgtagggagggacttggtgtcctaaccgaatcacgttaaatcgtgtgtcttggtgtcttcacgggagtttgcatattctatctcttacctctttacttaccatattacgtttccgcatttactctatcttgcgtgcctttactttcctagttagtttgattaggattggctataggttgcaagtcttttagtggtaagtagagagtagcatagataaaccttattCTTAACTAGCATATGtatgacgtgttaggtttattttatgcaaatagattgagctctaggatagaaagcgattagcgaccttattcaccccctccccctctagggtcggacaccccggtgatccttacagcccCACTGATCGTGAAGGTTCGTCGTGCATTAAAACAGGGATGGTTATTGGTTTGTCGACCGAAACCTACAGCAGACGACGAACCATGGGATGAACATGTCGACATGATGGCACGATCGGCAGAGGTAGACGCCGATACGCCATGAACGTGGACGAGAAGTTGGATACGTCCTCTAATCTCTAGACGGAGCAAACAAATATTGTGACGGAACcatcaaattaaaactctaaattaagcgtaacggccatcatttgaacacatcgggcgcattcacttaatggtttaatttgacggtccttTTGCatcccacggcccgatcgaaacaacaccggtagtcccacgcgaaggcgggcgcagatAGTACAAGCACGACAATTACTTGAAAATACATGGCAAAACGACATAAAGGGATAAAACATAACTTTTACAACACGAGTTTAAATACATTAGTTTTACAAAGCTGGTTCGAATATATACACAACTTACAACTTTTACAACGGAGAAGCcaagttcaaatgaaaaagaatcTACAACTCTACCATCTACACTAGTTCAGTTTCtattcaaccggtcagaccggttcacttaatcggtcagaccggtagcacTAATCTACCCAAGCCTACtcgtcagaccggtccactgaCTGGTCTAAGCAAAACAGAAGAGCTGCACACTTCGCCCACAAGCATACAAGCCACCAACTCGCTAGTCTATGGGTCTCGCTCAatcacctcccacccctctgcatcacgGCGGATAAACTTAACGCAGCAAGGGTAGAAGTCAACATCTGGGTGCCCTGAAACAAAaattggtggcaacaaaccctgagcaactaatactcagtaagacttaCCTGACCAATggatataacttagcccacatacctagacatgcaaggcttttgggctggtggttatttttgcagaaaagcgactaaagtaatttcttactttccttattttatcccaagttctatataaattaatcatagtctaatatttgcataaccaaatctagagcaaacatagtGGAGCAATAAATAATAATTTATTGTGTTCATCATCATAGGTATAGCTATTATTCCATCACaacactacgatgcgacgcagtgaccaaggtgctcatatctgagagcgactgacggcgaatcgattcgatttaaccttgcaaggtggacctaaccaacacggcacgcgtatTCCCCGtcagaccacacgcaccaatccttcccctccctgcctcgaactacagaaccgccctacctacatatagtcagccgagctcaacaagagaccaccaaaagtaaacatatgcatcccgtttctccgcgactactcgactcgccctaaggggtggtgatgaagttatGTACTTTGGAAGCGAGGcggtactaggcttaccggtttcgactacctcttactcccggcatgcggttaatacagttcaaacatgatcagcagggccaacaacgatatggtccttaaccgactcaggcgggactaagacacccaggaacccagTTCTGCTgtcatacctatacatcatcatcaattccagTCCAGTCTCAAATTTCCATGTATTCTATATCCATTTCAACAACTCATGTGTCGGAATATAAATAAATctcatatctcgcgagtaaccggaaattactcaacttctaaacatcctatatctcgcgagtgacaagaagtcactcgacttctaccgagaactcttaagcatagcattactatcgtcctaacatactagtataaactcaaggaaatctagagatcatgcaactagggtttcaaccaattcctatacgtaatgcacaagtaatagatatatatacatatatatacatatattatatatatacatatatatatacatatatataggagtcataatttaaattaataggttgtgcaccggggcttgccgtGCGACTGCTGCTCAGTACCGGAgtcaactgggccttgggcctggTTCTCACGCCGCTcttcctgctgcggggcttgcccctacggctcctgtggctccgcaaccacctcgtacaccaCCTCCTCCGCTGCGGCTACTAcacatatgcatatgatatgagttaATGCAAGTAtgattttataattacaaataaCCATTGACCGAGCACAACTACTAAGGATCTACCCCAATTGCTCTTATTCACCTAAAAATACCCAAAAATCTGGAGTATCCGGACACCtgctcggagtatccggactcccaagtccggagtttccCCCGAAGTGttccaaacccggagtatccgggcttatacccggagtttctccTAGAGTGttccaaacccggagtatccgggtttatacccggagtatccgggcagaCCTAACAAAAGGGTAAAAACAGCATGCATGTCACGGGGTGCAACGGCGCCCATGACATTCCCAGTGCGCCGGCAAGGAAAAAAGTGTGGAAGAAAGGCCGAGGAGGGTCGAGAAGGATGCGGTGAAGCTTACCCCTTGCTCGATTCGTGCGGAGGAAGGCCGAACAATGGGACTCGACGCGTGAGGCGGAGCTTCAAGCGGCCAACAATGGAGGATGCCCATGGGGAGCCGATTCCGGCCGAGGAATGGATCAAACGGGCTTGGGGAAAGGTGGAGAACGAGGAGAGGAAGATGCTcgtggaaggaatcgacgatccGACGGCCGAAGGTGGAGATCGATGGGGGGGCAGTGGGGGAACGAGCCCAGCtcgtggaggaagaagaaagaaagaagagagagcTGAGTGAGAATGAAAAGGCTAAGACTTGAGTTTAAAGACACCTCATCCGTTTTGCCCGGAGTTTTCGGGCCtacggccggagtatccggtcATGGTGTTACAAATATCAACCAGGACCAGATCTCGTGCTCGCTGTCCTTGTCGTAGCATATGAACTAACACCCCTTCCCTCGCGCCCTCATTTtgtgcccacgagatccagagaggggagagggggagaggaggggtgagggaggtaattccaccggcgaagccctgccggattttggatccgaaccgcaggtaaccaatatttctcaactttgtcattccagaatttttgtatgtttaattttataattagtattttttattattgtaagcacttagggttcggattagtggttataattgaagccatAGCATATTTCtagatattagattaattaaaatgaagtttttggatggccagatatgtcgagcaaagtgacgtttcaagttcattacgatgacttctatagaattactcatgattcctatggagtaaatctaccagcattggaaagaagacagtgcagtctagataaacccctagagaggagttttgagtccatacggaaatgtcttcacatgatgttcaatgtgaatccaaagacccatttgcttacggttcataccttgacttcctgggaaactaatggggatttctggtagttgacgcatataagtagtacggaagaatggcaatattacatgcacgcagctcttgaaagtgggtggcctctcgcaatggtaattcagattcaccaaaagaccggtgatttaggtgaagtgtcaacacacacaacatctgactgcaatgaagagatggaagaggataaagaagaagagaacatgcaagctccagaaccagaaccagaaccacaaggtttagcagatgaaggcgagcggatacctggaattgtggaggacatggagaaagaagaccaggatgcacaaataatagagcaatgtggggactcatcggacgatgaggacgatgagcgcttcccagtgctaggtgaatggcgtgaagagggttttgggaatccagtggtacaagatattaaatgtccggagtttgaatacagagtgaatgaggtcatacaaggggcaaagtatcgtaccattggggatgtgaaggatgctgtgaagctctgggctgtatctctgaggaaggaattcagagtactgaagtctagcagcaaagaatacgaggtggggtgtgcagatagagactgtacatggcgagtgcatgcatacaagggaaagttcaagacacactgAGAATGTTCAATTattacaccacatacttgtatATTGACATgtgttgtgggacatcatcgtaatatcacatcaactttcgtggctaagaagatgtatggggtgattcttgacaaaaatggattacgagcctgcattgataattagggacattgaacagaatttcaagtatgtgatcagctatgcaaagggcaggcctggtgcagcggtagagcctaccgtctgtaaccggaaggtcccgggttcgagccccagcctctgcacatttgtgtgggttaggcttggggcttaaagacaatccttccccagaccccgcacagtgcgggaagcctatgacactgggtacgccctttttgatcagctatgcaaaggcttggcgggctaaacaaaaagtatttgagatgattttggcacttatgaagcatcatatgacaacctacatcgtatgcttgaagaaattgtgcacagaaatcctggaagtgtttttgatacatacagtgtaccgagcttgtcaTGGGGGCCAAGCATTCTGATGCGAGatttcttctgcattggagcatgtgtgagggcattcatttactgccttcctgttctgtgtattgacggcactttcctgacagggaaatataagagaacaatattgacggcaatcggaattgattgcaacaagcagaaaGTTTtcatcgcctttgcctttgttgagaatgaaaacacagaaagctggtactagtttcttgaacgtctgaagattcacgctgttgctggaaggcctaatgtttgccttatcagtgataggcatgcaggtcgcagctataaggcagctccaagaaagtagtcaattttcacctcctatatggccagatgttgtcaataggtggtgtgtgaggcatatggctACTAACTTTTAAgagcggttcaagaataaggatttgatgaatttgttcaagcgattgtgcactcagaatcagcagaggaagtttgatgatttgtggggtataattgatgacatgagcgCTGAATTGCTTAAAAGCCAGGCCTCTTCATCAGCAAgagacgttctacagattcattagttggacatgctaagccattttcacagtggattgatggtgcgACTAAAGAtaagtggtcacttctgtatgacacagatgggagatgttatgggatcgagacgaccaaccatgctgaatgttacaatatggtaatgcgtcatgttcgtggatttcctcttgttggcattgttgagttcatcatgtatggatgtataAGGTATTTTAGGGAGCGAAACGCATCAGCCGCttccttacttaatgatccaggagtgcatttttacagaagggtcaatgagtacatggagaattttttttgaaaaggctcgatttcactcagtcatatcgatgggcacaaaggagcaaagatttgaggtatcatgcagggacaggaccggacagggtgtccgcagacaaagggtaattcaagaaCTTTTGATATccattgacgggagggtgttctgccgatgtcagaagccaaaagttcatcacttaccatgctcccatgtcatcgcggcttgttctgtatctgggttagatgctgcgtcatatgtttctcaatatttcacaaaagaagccgctgcacagacttggtgtcatgagatatacggcatcggtattctaggcccattcactcaaaaaaaattcccatccaatgctcatccctgatgcagctacgaagcggggcataggccgacggcagacacgtcgtatccggaatggaatggacgagtccgaggctggaaagaagaaaaaacgttgcaacttgtgtggagcggacggtcacacttacaagaagtggccacagctttcagtacccactgctgctaccgaggctggaccttccgggaatccgacggatggatcggctccacctacaagaattcgccgcatctaATTGTGCACGTAACAGCTTGCAatgtatttgtgtgtacgaaactaagtatattatatatttgtctcgaatttggttgtaacgaatgaaaccttcaatttaatatgttatgtggtattttatttaacgttctatttatatttcgttcattgtatcttatgtggtattgtatcataaatataatcattacaatcaaacatagcaaacatataagtattgcaattaaagTTACAGGTGTCCCGTCACAATTTACATCACAATCTAAAACCGATGTCCATCATATGTTACAGACGCCACCTCTCTGAATCTCGTGGGCACAATATGAGGGCGCGAGAAAAGGGGtggagttttatatttggggcgggagcctgccgcccccctgacGGGCGGCagccctgccgcccggcagggggcggcagccACCCGCCAAGAACCTCTgcgaaaaaaaattatttttatttacatatagatcCCTTGCCtctctgccgggcggcaggcttgaaaaatataaaaataaaaaaaagacgcGAAACCTCTCTTCCTCTTCCACCACCGCTGGGTcccgccccgcggcggcggcggaaccgaACCCCGGCCGGTGCGGTGATGGAGCGCGAGCGccgcgcgccagcggcggcggcggcgctgtggggGCACAAGCACCTCCACCTGCTGGCGCGCGCGGGGTCCAAGGAGTCGCTGGAGTACATCCTGCAGGCGCTCTGGCGCACCCGCCGCAccggcctcgacgccgccgaccGCGCCGTGGTCCGCGACGCCCTCCAGCTCGCCTCCTACGCCGAGATCGACCCCGTAAGCACCCCCACCTACCTTTTCTCCTCTCCCGCGCCTCCTTTCCGCGCTGTCGCTGTGATGCCGTCGCGGTTGTTGCGAGTTCAGAATGTTCAGTGTCCCCAACTTACTCCACTCTGTTCTTCTTCGAcctccgctgctgctgctcgtgtGCCTGAGGATACTGATCAGGCGGTGCGCCAGCGAGGACGTCTCCAAGGACGACATCCCCAAGCTCTTCCCCGACGAGGTGCCGCCCGAGTTGCAGAAGCTGCTCACGTTGCTGCTGCAGAAGTTCCAGCCAGAGTGGCAGGAGGATGCTTCAAAGGATCAGGTGAGGAGCTGACACGGTGATCTGATGTTTAGATGGCATCTGCTTACCGTTATCTCGATCACGTTCTGCTCATTCTAACGCGTGGGGTTTCTTCTGTAGGCATCTACCCCACATACAGGCACTGCAGAATGTCAGTTGAACCAGAATGGAGACACATCAGAGCAGCCAGCTGCTTCTGATGCAGAGGTAGATGGAGCAATGTGGTGTGATGATTTTTTCATGGATGTTCTACACTTAAGATATATTTCTTAACTTGAAGCCGGATGATCACTATCCTCTCAAGTGTTTACCTGAATCAGTGAACTGATATCTAGTGCTCTAGGATGAAAGATCTGATCAGGCTAAACTATTGTTGTCACTGCAGTATCATTTTCTGCTCATTCTAACGCCAGGTTGTACTGTAGGCATCTAACCTGCATTCCGGCACTGCAGAATGTCAGATGAACCAGAATGGAGACACATCAGAGCAGCCAGCTGCTTCTGATGCAGCAGCGGTAGGTGGAGCAATTGCTGTGTTATGATTTTTTCATGGATGTTCTACACTTAAGAATTTTGTCTGAACTCGAGGCCTGATGATCATTATCCTCTCAAGTGTTTTACTGAACTAGTGAACTGATATTATCGCTGCAGCTTCAAAATGGCACCACATCTGTTAAGGATGCTATAAAAGCACGAGAGAAAGAAGTGGAGAAGTTTCCATTGGCTAAGGATTCTTTGGATAAAATGCTCAAGGAATTGTTCTCAACAAAGGACCAAATGCCAGTTGCTGTAAGCATACTTGGATTGCCTGTCAGATTATGCAATATTCTTTGTTTGTAGTAGTTGTAGTATTAATAGTCTGATTCTAACATCCAAATGTTTCCCCTCATTGCTTTTGCAGGGCAGTAGCAATGGTCATCAAGAGGTAGCAGGAAGCACTTCTAAAATGTGACGGGATTTGGCAACATCATTAGTTTAGTCTAGTGCTTGTTAGTAATTTGGCATAACAATGCCTGGTTGTGTTAGTTCGCTCTAGATGGTTGCGGACTTGTGGCAACTGCATTCCGTTTCTGCCAAGTTCTAATGTAAATCGAAAGGATGTTCCTGAGTCTTGACGACTTGTAAATTGATACTACTACATGTTTTTAAGTCCATTGCTGGTATCGGTGCCGTGGCATACTTAAACTGATTCTTCCATTTACATTGCTGGGAAGGGAAGGTATGTCTTCACGTGTGGACACTGGACAGCTTATAATGTGTTCCTAGGTACCTAACTCCTATATACTAATGTAATGTTTCATGCAGCAGCACTCTTTGGATCGTTTTAATGTTCAAGCTGCGATAAAGTGTGCCTCTTTCTCCCCTCGGTTGCCATTTTACCTACAGAAATGATATTCTGCCTCCTATTCCAAACATATCCCTTTGTATTTGAAATAGTACGCTCGCATAGCTATTCTTAATTGAAGTGTTGTGCCGTGCTGACGTCCTAATAATGGATTTAATGGACTTATATTTCAGTTCAGAGGGAGTATCCTCCAATGCATAATACAATGACATTTTCTTGAAATCAGATAGCCAACATCTGCAATTACCCGACACAGCTCCATCACGTATGTTACAGTCCGATGCAAGAAACACTGAAAGCTGAAATGACACTATTGTTATTAACACTTCGTAAGGATCACCACCATGATTGCTCCAAGATTCCAGACATGTTTATTTCACAGCTTAGATCTTCCAGCGCATGACGAATTCTGTATCTTGATCCGATGCCAAGATGTGTTGAGGATTCCTCTCAGGTTCCATATGTCTTCCACGTTTTCGGGTTGGACATTTGCAGCCGCGTCCACCTGCAATCCAGAAGATGCGTTTTCACCACCTGTTTTATGCAGAGCAACAAAAGTTGCTGAAACAGTGGGTTGCAATGGGTTTCACTTACTGCCTTTGCTACTATCTCAGCATTTGCTGGTATGTCTAATGTAGCCTCGAAAAGAACCCAAGCCCACTTATCACTCTGAGGTCCATCAGATACATATGGCACGCCGTCTTTCTGATATCTGTGAGCCTCGACCCAGGTTTTACCCCCATCAACAGATATATCCACTCTCTCAATACCACAGCCACCACCTGAAAGTGCATATCCAGCAATCCTCGCCTGCAGCGAGCAATCATAGCCGCGTGTGAATATGATTTTATTCTAGCCCATGGTATGCACACATGATGAAGTCTCAAGAGTACATTATTATGAAATAACACTAACCTTTCCTTCCTTAATAACATCTACATCTTCCAGTGTACAGATAGCAGACTACTTGATCAAAAGTAAGTGAAGATAAGTTATCCAGAAGCCAAGCAGAACAGATTAGCAAAGAAGAAATGATAATGTAGCATACCTGTACAGGAAAATCCATCTGTGGCCTTCTAGTTGACCAGTTAATATTGTC is drawn from Panicum virgatum strain AP13 chromosome 1N, P.virgatum_v5, whole genome shotgun sequence and contains these coding sequences:
- the LOC120657046 gene encoding uncharacterized protein LOC120657046; translated protein: MERERRAPAAAAALWGHKHLHLLARAGSKESLEYILQALWRTRRTGLDAADRAVVRDALQLASYAEIDPLLVCLRILIRRCASEDVSKDDIPKLFPDEVPPELQKLLTLLLQKFQPEWQEDASKDQASTPHTGTAECQLNQNGDTSEQPAASDAEASNLHSGTAECQMNQNGDTSEQPAASDAAALQNGTTSVKDAIKAREKEVEKFPLAKDSLDKMLKELFSTKDQMPVAGSSNGHQEVAGSTSKM